One Staphylococcus simiae genomic region harbors:
- a CDS encoding capsid protein, whose amino-acid sequence MAEITSQDLGQAKSIDFANRFGNNIVKLLEVLGVTNKLPMNVGSNIKMYKFSVEEASTTTVNEGEEIPLTKVKRELVNTIELTYTKYRKATTLEAIQAHGFDLAVNNTDNELIRHYQKKIRTDFASALSQAAGTSIDTTKRALSAKNLQGALAKGRAKLTTVIESDITPIAFVNPDDTAEHITNGLIVSNGSLFGMGLLTNYVGVRVIELSDVPAGEVWMTASENLNIAYANPNGEVGKAFNLVTDETGMIGVLHDIQANRLTAETVLAGAIQIFAENIDAVVKIKIKQGDQSNTPS is encoded by the coding sequence ATGGCTGAAATTACTAGTCAAGATTTAGGACAAGCTAAGTCTATTGATTTTGCGAATAGATTTGGTAATAACATTGTTAAGTTATTAGAAGTATTAGGTGTAACGAATAAGCTACCAATGAATGTTGGTTCAAACATTAAGATGTATAAATTTAGTGTTGAAGAAGCATCTACGACAACAGTTAATGAAGGAGAAGAAATTCCATTAACTAAAGTTAAACGTGAATTGGTTAATACGATTGAATTAACTTATACCAAATATCGTAAAGCGACAACGTTAGAAGCTATTCAAGCACACGGTTTTGATTTAGCAGTAAATAATACAGATAACGAACTGATTAGACATTATCAAAAGAAAATCAGAACAGATTTCGCATCAGCATTAAGTCAAGCTGCAGGAACTTCAATTGATACTACTAAAAGAGCATTATCAGCTAAAAACTTACAAGGTGCTTTAGCTAAAGGACGTGCTAAGTTAACTACTGTTATTGAAAGTGATATAACGCCAATTGCCTTTGTTAATCCAGATGATACTGCTGAACATATTACGAATGGATTGATTGTGTCTAATGGATCACTATTTGGCATGGGCTTATTAACAAATTATGTTGGGGTACGTGTCATTGAATTATCAGATGTACCAGCTGGCGAAGTATGGATGACTGCATCTGAAAACTTAAATATTGCTTATGCAAATCCAAATGGTGAAGTAGGTAAAGCATTTAATCTTGTGACAGATGAAACAGGCATGATTGGCGTATTACATGATATTCAAGCTAACCGTTTAACTGCTGAAACTGTACTAGCTGGAGCAATTCAAATCTTTGCTGAAAACATTGATGCAGTAGTCAAAATTAAGATTAAACAAGGCGACCAAAGTAATACACCCAGTTAA
- a CDS encoding DUF4355 domain-containing protein produces the protein MAEQVNHQFDDTQHNESSHNAEVSTNDDKQQITEKTFTQEEVTKLIQERVAREQRKTDEKIKDAIAEAQKLAKMNKDQQLQYENEKLLKELETYKTKDAKSQMKQEARSMLNQTGIEVVDEDLLDILVTENAEQTKKNVDIFANLLNKMVQANVEKALRQETPVNYQQSSLSKQDIMAIKDDVERQQAIAKNINLFK, from the coding sequence ATGGCAGAACAAGTTAATCACCAGTTTGATGATACTCAACACAATGAGTCATCTCACAATGCAGAAGTTAGTACTAACGACGACAAACAACAAATCACCGAAAAGACATTTACGCAAGAAGAAGTGACAAAATTGATTCAGGAGCGTGTTGCTCGTGAGCAACGTAAAACTGATGAGAAGATTAAAGATGCTATCGCTGAAGCACAGAAACTAGCGAAAATGAATAAAGATCAACAATTACAATATGAAAATGAGAAATTGCTCAAAGAATTAGAAACTTATAAAACAAAAGATGCTAAGAGCCAAATGAAACAAGAAGCACGTTCAATGCTCAATCAAACTGGTATTGAAGTTGTTGACGAAGATTTATTAGATATTTTAGTCACTGAGAATGCTGAACAAACAAAGAAAAATGTAGATATCTTTGCGAATTTGTTAAACAAAATGGTTCAAGCTAATGTTGAAAAGGCATTAAGACAAGAGACGCCAGTAAATTATCAACAATCTAGCCTATCAAAACAAGATATTATGGCGATTAAAGATGATGTTGAAAGACAGCAAGCCATTGCAAAGAACATTAATTTATTTAAATAA
- a CDS encoding minor capsid protein, protein MTETSEYWLTRAQNVIDAEAQEDAKAMTDIERIILLMYAEIAREILAFYAKYAQSQGLVMQEAIKVADQFDVVAFQQQAKKLVETKDFSDEANIALKAYNTKMNISREKLLKQQLDLIVKRSGIDIEHKIEDKLVDAVDREVKRQAGILGEHVKIDDTHVKAVVNSNFKGVTWSKRLWKDMAQVQKEVERITSHVVLRGRHPNEFVSTFKKKTNATTFNAKRLLITESARVQAEAQKLTYLKELGEDAKYKYVAKIDSKTSKLCHSLNGEVFKVKDMMPGVNAPPMHPFCRSTTVPHVGNWRDQFFKERRGKYKLEVNSEELQQNAKKEMLEMIKDGRIKLELNHEKQNRHQKGHELFERNRKYAMKNGSKLPSYTTLSNEELNNLIKKHSTKGDLIINKGSFNHKEIINFNKIIGKTYINGKYYKTPYGKVHYSKTGVHIVPHLKRNDNNEN, encoded by the coding sequence ATGACTGAGACAAGTGAATATTGGTTAACACGCGCTCAAAATGTTATTGATGCAGAAGCACAAGAAGATGCTAAAGCAATGACAGATATTGAGCGTATTATTTTATTAATGTATGCAGAAATAGCTAGAGAAATACTTGCGTTTTATGCTAAATATGCTCAGTCTCAAGGTTTAGTGATGCAAGAAGCTATTAAAGTTGCTGATCAATTTGATGTTGTAGCCTTTCAACAACAAGCTAAGAAATTGGTTGAAACTAAAGACTTTAGTGATGAAGCGAATATAGCATTAAAAGCATATAACACGAAGATGAATATTTCGCGAGAGAAGTTACTTAAACAACAATTAGATTTGATTGTTAAGCGTTCAGGTATTGATATTGAACATAAGATTGAAGATAAACTAGTTGATGCAGTAGATAGAGAAGTAAAACGACAAGCAGGCATCTTAGGCGAACATGTCAAGATTGATGATACACATGTTAAAGCAGTCGTGAATAGTAACTTTAAAGGTGTTACATGGTCAAAGCGATTGTGGAAAGATATGGCACAAGTACAAAAAGAAGTAGAACGTATTACAAGTCATGTCGTGTTAAGAGGCAGGCATCCTAATGAATTTGTATCGACCTTTAAGAAGAAAACCAATGCAACAACCTTTAATGCAAAGAGATTATTAATCACTGAATCAGCAAGAGTGCAAGCAGAGGCTCAAAAGCTCACTTATCTTAAAGAATTAGGCGAAGATGCTAAATATAAATATGTAGCTAAAATAGATAGTAAGACATCTAAACTATGTCACAGTTTAAATGGTGAAGTATTTAAAGTTAAAGATATGATGCCAGGTGTTAATGCACCACCGATGCATCCATTTTGTCGCAGTACAACCGTTCCACATGTTGGTAATTGGCGCGACCAATTCTTTAAAGAGCGTAGAGGTAAGTATAAGCTAGAAGTTAATAGTGAAGAATTACAACAAAATGCTAAAAAAGAAATGCTAGAAATGATTAAAGATGGTAGAATAAAATTAGAATTAAACCATGAAAAACAAAATAGACATCAAAAAGGGCATGAACTGTTTGAGAGAAATAGGAAGTATGCAATGAAAAATGGTTCTAAATTACCAAGCTATACTACACTATCTAATGAAGAGTTAAATAATCTTATAAAAAAACATTCAACTAAAGGTGATTTGATTATTAACAAAGGGTCATTTAATCATAAAGAGATTATTAATTTCAATAAAATAATAGGTAAAACTTATATTAATGGGAAATATTACAAAACACCATATGGTAAAGTTCATTATTCAAAGACTGGTGTACATATTGTGCCACATTTAAAAAGGAATGATAATAATGAAAATTAA
- a CDS encoding phage portal protein has product MTIYNQDNNNTKFSKNANDDFNIVQLDELFKANNLQYLVKKHQDTQVPRLEMLEAYYLNRNTDILTAERRVNDTTNKADHRAVHNYAKYVSRFIVGYLTGNPITIIHKDEKTNEEIIKVNDINDVDAINSDLALDLSIYGRAFEIVYRDEQDIDRFKVLDPKNTFIIYDYSLDKNVLAGVRYYTITADNNDKVNMVEVYTAQKIYYFKEVDGELVISEEKSHYYNEVPIIEYLNDRFKQGDFENVLTLIDLYDSAQSDTANYMTDINDAMLAIVGNVELNGDDAVKFRQANMIHIKPGESSNGTEAYKTRLQRDIHKYTNTPDLNDENFSGVQSGESMKYKLFGLEQIRAIKERLFKKGLMKRYKLLFNNINLTGVYKHDYSTITIQFTPNLPKSLMESIEAFNALNGGISEQTRMTLLPFIDNPNEELQKMQEESNNDHYEDAFKSQHEHVTQDEKNDIND; this is encoded by the coding sequence ATGACAATATACAACCAAGATAACAACAACACAAAGTTCTCAAAGAATGCTAATGACGATTTCAATATTGTACAACTAGATGAATTGTTTAAAGCTAATAACTTACAATACTTAGTTAAGAAGCATCAAGATACACAGGTACCTCGATTAGAGATGTTAGAGGCATATTATTTAAACAGGAATACAGATATATTAACAGCTGAAAGAAGAGTCAATGATACGACGAATAAAGCTGACCATAGAGCAGTTCATAATTATGCTAAATATGTATCACGCTTTATTGTTGGTTACCTAACAGGTAATCCAATTACGATTATTCATAAAGATGAGAAGACTAATGAAGAAATTATTAAAGTGAATGATATCAATGATGTGGATGCTATTAATAGTGATTTAGCTTTAGATTTATCGATTTATGGTAGAGCATTTGAAATTGTTTATAGAGATGAACAAGATATTGATAGATTTAAGGTATTAGATCCTAAAAATACATTTATTATTTATGATTATTCCCTAGATAAAAATGTATTAGCTGGTGTTAGATATTACACTATTACAGCTGATAATAATGACAAAGTTAATATGGTAGAAGTGTATACGGCACAAAAAATCTATTACTTTAAAGAAGTAGATGGTGAATTAGTCATCAGTGAAGAAAAGTCACATTACTATAACGAAGTACCAATTATTGAATATCTCAATGATCGCTTTAAGCAAGGTGATTTTGAAAATGTTTTAACCCTGATTGATTTATACGATAGTGCACAATCAGATACAGCTAATTATATGACTGATATCAACGATGCAATGTTAGCTATAGTTGGTAATGTTGAATTAAATGGCGATGATGCAGTTAAATTTAGACAAGCCAATATGATTCATATTAAGCCAGGTGAAAGTTCTAATGGTACAGAAGCTTATAAGACAAGATTACAACGAGATATTCATAAATATACTAATACTCCTGATTTAAATGATGAAAACTTTAGTGGTGTTCAGTCTGGTGAATCAATGAAATATAAATTATTTGGTTTAGAACAGATTAGAGCAATTAAAGAACGCTTATTCAAAAAAGGATTGATGAAACGTTATAAATTACTGTTTAATAATATTAACCTTACAGGCGTTTATAAGCACGATTATTCAACGATAACGATTCAGTTTACACCTAACCTACCTAAATCTTTAATGGAGTCTATAGAGGCGTTTAATGCGCTAAATGGAGGTATCTCAGAACAAACGAGAATGACATTACTACCATTTATTGATAATCCAAATGAAGAGTTACAAAAAATGCAGGAAGAATCTAATAATGACCATTATGAAGATGCATTTAAATCACAACATGAACATGTAACTCAGGATGAAAAGAATGATATAAATGACTGA
- a CDS encoding PBSX family phage terminase large subunit, translating to MTTIKLNITKPHKVFNKNIYDILYDYHHFTEVHYGGGSSGKSHGVVQKVVIKALRNWQYPRKILWLRKVQATISESLFEDVRSCLMSFKIWEMCRWNKTDNKVELPNGAIFIFKGLDNPEKIKSIKGISDIVMEEASEFTLDDYTQLTLRLRERKHKDKQIYLMFNPVSKLNWVYSYFFASQTPLKNTLIRQSSYKDNKFLDDKTKFNLEELANRNPAYYKIYALGEFATLDKLVFPKYDIRILNKDELRQIPSYFGLDFGYINDPSAFIHVKVDLANKVIYILEEFVKRGMLNNDIAQMIKNMGYHKEIITADSAEQKSIAEIRTHGVDRIRAAIKGKDSIMAGIQFLKQFDIVIDERCFKTIEEFDNYTWQKDKNTGEYINKPVDTYNHCIDALRYAITKLIFKNKEFYNNHNNLKAIRGLF from the coding sequence ATGACGACGATTAAATTGAATATTACTAAGCCCCATAAAGTCTTTAATAAAAATATTTATGACATACTCTATGATTATCATCATTTTACTGAAGTTCATTATGGTGGTGGTTCAAGTGGTAAATCACACGGTGTTGTTCAAAAAGTCGTTATCAAAGCACTCAGAAATTGGCAATATCCTCGTAAAATACTTTGGTTACGTAAAGTTCAAGCAACGATTAGCGAAAGTTTATTTGAAGATGTTAGAAGTTGTTTAATGAGTTTTAAAATATGGGAAATGTGCAGATGGAATAAAACAGATAATAAAGTTGAATTACCTAATGGCGCTATTTTTATATTTAAAGGCTTAGATAATCCTGAAAAAATTAAGTCAATCAAAGGTATATCAGATATTGTCATGGAAGAGGCTTCTGAATTTACATTAGATGATTATACACAACTCACATTACGTTTAAGAGAACGTAAACATAAAGATAAACAAATATACTTAATGTTTAACCCTGTTTCAAAATTGAATTGGGTTTATTCGTATTTCTTTGCATCACAAACGCCACTTAAAAATACACTTATCAGACAATCAAGTTATAAAGATAATAAATTTTTAGATGACAAGACGAAATTCAATTTAGAAGAATTAGCAAATAGAAACCCAGCATATTATAAAATTTATGCATTAGGTGAATTTGCGACACTAGATAAACTAGTATTTCCTAAATATGACATAAGAATATTAAACAAAGATGAATTAAGACAAATCCCGTCATACTTCGGATTAGATTTCGGATATATTAATGATCCGAGTGCTTTTATTCATGTAAAAGTTGATTTAGCAAATAAAGTCATTTACATACTAGAAGAATTTGTCAAAAGAGGTATGTTAAATAACGATATTGCTCAAATGATTAAAAATATGGGATATCACAAAGAAATTATTACTGCAGATAGTGCAGAGCAAAAAAGTATTGCAGAAATTAGAACACATGGCGTTGATAGAATCAGAGCAGCAATCAAAGGTAAAGACAGCATCATGGCAGGTATCCAGTTTCTGAAACAATTTGACATTGTGATTGATGAACGATGCTTTAAGACGATTGAAGAATTCGATAATTACACATGGCAAAAAGATAAGAACACTGGTGAGTATATCAATAAGCCAGTTGATACATATAACCACTGTATTGATGCATTACGTTATGCCATAACAAAATTAATCTTTAAAAATAAAGAATTTTATAATAATCATAATAATTTAAAAGCGATACGTGGTTTATTTTAG
- a CDS encoding terminase small subunit, which yields MKLSLKQQKFADEYIKSGNVSQAAIIAGYSKAYSRTHAYKLIEKASVKAYVAKRLEELKKESIAQQDEILQYLTSVMRGETTEQTLCGTGEGTQKLITIEVSAKDRIKAAELLGKRHVMWTDKQEITQRNIEITIGEYNDDD from the coding sequence ATGAAATTGAGTTTAAAGCAACAGAAATTTGCTGATGAATATATTAAGAGTGGTAATGTGTCGCAAGCTGCTATTATTGCAGGATATAGTAAAGCATATAGCCGTACACATGCTTATAAGTTGATAGAAAAAGCTAGCGTCAAAGCGTATGTAGCTAAACGCTTAGAAGAATTAAAAAAAGAAAGTATCGCACAACAAGATGAGATATTGCAATATTTAACTTCGGTGATGCGCGGTGAAACCACAGAGCAAACGTTATGTGGTACAGGTGAAGGTACCCAAAAATTAATTACAATTGAAGTTAGCGCAAAAGATAGAATTAAAGCAGCAGAATTATTAGGAAAACGACACGTCATGTGGACTGATAAACAAGAAATCACACAAAGAAATATTGAAATAACTATCGGTGAATATAATGACGACGATTAA
- a CDS encoding sigma factor-like helix-turn-helix DNA-binding protein translates to MKDLLIEYRKTRLLVINKINQLEIVQGHEEDDLSIYKDILKDIDYIIEWLTTGHEPNNYNAIDKAQCYLIDHDVISKAFSESMYHKSSDVEYSDVINDINHPVSHALMKLTQKELECFIMVKCERLSLKEVAELLNIQKGTVQMYLNRAITKMESELKSNLFLLKIV, encoded by the coding sequence ATGAAAGATTTGCTAATAGAATACAGAAAAACAAGATTGTTAGTTATTAATAAAATTAATCAACTTGAGATAGTTCAAGGACATGAAGAGGATGATTTATCAATTTATAAAGATATACTCAAAGATATAGATTACATTATTGAATGGTTAACGACTGGCCATGAGCCAAACAATTACAATGCCATTGACAAAGCACAATGCTATTTAATCGATCATGATGTTATTAGCAAAGCTTTCAGTGAATCTATGTATCATAAAAGTTCAGATGTTGAATACTCCGATGTAATAAATGATATAAATCATCCTGTTAGTCATGCTTTAATGAAATTAACTCAAAAAGAATTAGAATGCTTCATTATGGTAAAATGTGAAAGGCTATCATTAAAAGAAGTGGCAGAATTATTAAATATACAAAAAGGAACTGTTCAAATGTATCTAAACAGGGCAATAACAAAAATGGAATCTGAATTAAAAAGTAATTTATTTTTATTAAAAATTGTATAA
- a CDS encoding dUTP diphosphatase codes for MIKELQIKLLSQYATLPTRAYHHSAGLDIYSAETLILEPQDKAVIKTDIAVNIPKGYVGLLTSRSGVSSKTHLVIETGKIDAGYTGNLGINIKNDYISLEEYDGAKMDTNDGGVMYTIYNINGKSHYDQRYDYPTYQINKGDKLAQLVIVPIETPALKIVDDFHHETTRGTKGFGSSGFCNPKE; via the coding sequence ATGATTAAAGAGCTACAAATTAAATTATTATCACAATATGCAACTTTACCCACACGTGCTTATCATCATTCGGCTGGATTAGATATATATTCAGCCGAAACATTGATACTTGAGCCGCAAGATAAAGCGGTGATAAAAACTGATATAGCTGTCAACATTCCTAAAGGTTATGTAGGGTTATTAACATCAAGAAGTGGTGTCAGTAGTAAAACACATTTAGTGATTGAAACAGGCAAGATAGATGCTGGTTATACTGGTAATTTAGGGATTAATATTAAGAATGACTATATTAGTTTAGAAGAATATGACGGAGCGAAAATGGATACCAATGACGGTGGAGTTATGTACACTATCTATAATATCAACGGAAAGTCACATTATGACCAAAGATATGACTATCCAACTTATCAAATCAATAAAGGCGATAAATTAGCCCAATTGGTTATTGTACCAATTGAAACACCAGCTTTAAAAATTGTCGATGACTTTCATCATGAAACCACACGAGGTACAAAAGGTTTTGGTAGCTCAGGTTTTTGTAATCCAAAGGAGTGA
- a CDS encoding helix-turn-helix domain-containing protein produces the protein MLNIKKLREEKGMSRYQLAKLTGLQNSTIRSVELENKNPGFLTIKKICEALDIDLNKVEEI, from the coding sequence ATGCTTAATATAAAAAAATTAAGAGAAGAAAAAGGGATGAGTCGATATCAGTTAGCTAAATTAACAGGTTTACAAAACTCGACTATTCGCTCAGTTGAATTAGAAAATAAAAATCCGGGGTTTTTAACGATTAAAAAAATATGTGAAGCATTAGACATTGATTTGAATAAGGTTGAAGAAATATAA